One genomic window of Bradyrhizobium sp. B124 includes the following:
- a CDS encoding ATP-binding protein: MAKSDLLISLVRAGAAGDRPMLRSTVEALVADERAKSHHAVADRLERALQAVAVTPPSLVTSQRSAHASGRDTILEVTARITIGDLVLPLPARAEGLQLIEEHVRADVLRANGYEPRHRILLSGPPGNGKTSFAEAIAEGLALPFFVVRYDALVGSYLGETNARLRALFDYARTQPCVLFFDEFDAIGKERGDDHETGEIKRVVSFLLMQIDKLPSYVVTIAATNHAELLDRAVWRRFQLKLSFPAPQIAEIARFIERVVAGWPEQPMLTANELAQKIEATSYAEVLDFLQNVRRRQILGLGEVSINSALSSEFENWSSRVKPENIYGGRSNEAAAAATAGQPGSKADRQTTEHP, translated from the coding sequence ATGGCCAAGAGCGACCTTCTCATCTCACTTGTGCGAGCCGGCGCCGCCGGTGACAGGCCCATGCTGCGCTCAACGGTGGAAGCGCTTGTGGCCGATGAACGCGCCAAGAGCCATCACGCGGTCGCGGACAGGCTCGAACGGGCGTTGCAGGCGGTCGCGGTCACGCCACCAAGTTTGGTCACATCTCAGCGATCCGCTCACGCAAGCGGCCGCGATACGATTTTGGAAGTCACGGCGCGCATTACCATTGGCGACTTGGTATTGCCGCTTCCGGCGAGAGCCGAAGGACTTCAATTGATCGAAGAACACGTTCGTGCGGACGTACTTCGAGCCAATGGATACGAGCCGCGGCATCGAATTCTGCTATCTGGCCCCCCCGGAAACGGCAAGACCTCCTTTGCGGAAGCGATTGCTGAAGGCCTCGCCTTACCGTTCTTTGTCGTTCGCTACGACGCACTGGTCGGGAGCTATTTGGGCGAAACGAACGCGCGCCTTCGCGCGCTCTTCGACTACGCGCGCACTCAACCATGCGTCCTATTTTTCGATGAGTTCGATGCGATTGGCAAAGAACGCGGGGATGATCATGAGACCGGGGAAATCAAGCGCGTCGTTTCGTTCTTGTTGATGCAGATTGATAAGCTTCCAAGCTACGTCGTTACGATCGCGGCAACCAATCATGCTGAATTGCTTGATCGGGCCGTCTGGCGTCGCTTTCAGTTGAAACTCTCATTCCCAGCGCCGCAAATAGCGGAAATCGCTCGCTTTATTGAACGCGTCGTTGCCGGCTGGCCGGAGCAGCCAATGCTGACAGCAAACGAACTCGCGCAAAAAATTGAAGCGACCTCATACGCCGAGGTTCTGGACTTCCTCCAGAATGTCAGGCGCCGGCAAATCTTGGGTTTGGGGGAGGTCTCGATAAACTCTGCGCTTTCTTCCGAATTCGAAAATTGGTCATCACGGGTAAAGCCAGAGAACATTTATGGTGGGCGATCCAACGAAGCCGCTGCTGCGGCTACAGCCGGGCAACCAGGAAGCAAGGCCGACAGGCAGACAACAGAACATCCCTAG
- a CDS encoding SH3 domain-containing protein: MADVLARYDQGGRNDAPVFSAVLDGIRAFDADEPSDELVAEVLARVDESVRASGALNSLKGQGIANLIGVLSCVIALVGIPIALKSLEISRESLAVSRESAKSAREGATSEDIAALLRVHQERTKKEVEADRSIRYLHGRTLLRSGPNGNERTMRIVYPDQLVRVLETKRDWVRVEVYDYGNEMPIVGWISRSLLRVRPAR; encoded by the coding sequence GTGGCCGATGTGCTCGCGCGATATGACCAAGGCGGCAGAAACGACGCGCCGGTATTCAGTGCAGTTTTGGACGGCATACGCGCGTTCGACGCAGACGAACCATCAGATGAACTCGTGGCGGAAGTGCTTGCGCGCGTGGACGAAAGCGTTCGCGCTTCCGGGGCCTTAAACTCCTTGAAGGGCCAAGGCATTGCAAACTTGATCGGCGTGCTGAGTTGCGTAATTGCGTTGGTGGGAATACCGATCGCACTAAAGAGTCTTGAAATCTCCAGGGAAAGTTTGGCTGTTTCACGGGAGAGCGCGAAATCTGCTCGGGAAGGCGCTACATCAGAGGATATCGCTGCCCTCTTGCGGGTCCACCAGGAGCGCACAAAAAAGGAAGTCGAAGCGGATCGCTCCATTCGATATCTCCACGGCCGAACCTTACTCAGATCTGGCCCGAACGGAAACGAGCGCACGATGAGGATCGTTTATCCGGATCAGTTGGTAAGGGTGCTAGAAACGAAGCGCGACTGGGTGAGGGTTGAGGTCTACGACTATGGCAACGAGATGCCAATCGTCGGTTGGATTAGCCGCAGCCTTCTTCGAGTGCGCCCCGCCAGGTAA
- a CDS encoding ThiF family adenylyltransferase gives MSELPKRYDRNIRLFGEEGQRKLRKTNVTIIGVGGLGSPLVQHLALLGIGSMTPVDDEELDETNRNRFVGAKHDDPVPGSPKVTIAARLVREIDPRVAVTPVQASLVSEEAFAAVKQADWVFGCFDEDGPRSILNELCAAYAKPYVDLASDVPEPGVYGGRICVAWDGGGCLHCLDALEARDVQDYLSTESEKAGRAAIYGIPQDALREAGPSVSPINGVVAALAAGEFMCAVTGMRPPQRLINYYGHVPKLTTGKPKPDCYYCHSIRGKPDDADVERFLRMPHLRQRKH, from the coding sequence GTGAGTGAACTGCCTAAGCGCTACGACCGCAATATCCGGCTCTTCGGCGAGGAAGGTCAGCGCAAGCTCCGTAAGACGAATGTGACGATCATCGGCGTTGGCGGGCTTGGCAGCCCCTTAGTCCAGCACCTTGCCCTGCTCGGCATCGGAAGCATGACGCCCGTCGACGACGAAGAGCTGGACGAAACGAATCGCAACCGCTTTGTGGGAGCAAAGCATGATGATCCAGTCCCCGGTAGCCCGAAGGTAACGATTGCAGCGCGCCTCGTGCGCGAGATCGACCCGAGGGTCGCCGTGACGCCTGTGCAAGCGAGCCTCGTGAGCGAAGAAGCATTCGCGGCGGTGAAGCAGGCAGATTGGGTATTCGGCTGCTTCGATGAAGACGGGCCCCGCTCGATTCTCAACGAGCTGTGCGCGGCCTATGCCAAACCTTATGTTGATCTCGCTTCGGACGTGCCGGAGCCCGGCGTGTACGGCGGGCGCATATGCGTCGCTTGGGACGGCGGAGGCTGCCTGCACTGTCTTGACGCCCTCGAGGCGCGGGACGTCCAGGATTACCTAAGCACTGAATCGGAGAAGGCGGGTCGAGCCGCAATCTACGGGATTCCTCAGGATGCTCTGCGGGAAGCGGGCCCTTCGGTTTCCCCGATCAACGGAGTCGTCGCGGCCCTGGCGGCTGGCGAGTTCATGTGCGCGGTCACGGGCATGAGGCCGCCGCAGCGACTGATCAACTATTACGGCCACGTTCCCAAACTGACGACCGGGAAGCCGAAGCCGGATTGCTACTATTGCCATAGCATCCGGGGCAAGCCGGACGATGCCGACGTCGAGCGCTTTCTGAGGATGCCGCACCTGCGCCAACGGAAACACTAG
- a CDS encoding S1/P1 nuclease, translating into MMRVTTRLAILAWGAVFSCSNISGALAWGDEGHEVVALVAQSFLDGDVRKRVNALLAADTDPLTAHDIASAATWADKYRDANVNNSRERTRQWHFVDIEITAPNFDEACFNHPPVPNSTPASDGTETDCVVDKIQQFAAELANPATDIEEQVAALKFLLHFVGDVHQPLHSSDDHDRGGNAKRVSATGLSAGNLHHFWDTEFVDQLGPDSRTIASDLIGHITKEQQTLWQAGKPDDWAKEASALSKDDAYGQLPAPNAHGSFRLTEDYVTTATNDVAIQLSRAGVRLAMILNQALRKP; encoded by the coding sequence ATGATGCGAGTGACGACGAGGTTGGCGATCCTCGCCTGGGGTGCAGTTTTCAGCTGTTCGAACATAAGCGGCGCGCTCGCTTGGGGCGACGAAGGCCATGAGGTGGTAGCTCTGGTGGCGCAGTCCTTTCTCGATGGGGATGTGCGCAAACGCGTGAATGCCCTTCTGGCCGCCGATACCGATCCGCTCACCGCCCATGACATTGCGTCGGCAGCAACATGGGCGGACAAGTACCGGGATGCGAATGTGAACAATTCACGCGAGCGGACGCGGCAGTGGCACTTTGTCGATATTGAGATCACCGCTCCGAATTTCGACGAAGCCTGTTTCAATCATCCGCCCGTGCCGAATAGCACGCCCGCTTCTGATGGAACGGAGACCGATTGCGTGGTCGACAAGATTCAGCAGTTTGCGGCGGAGCTCGCCAATCCCGCGACAGATATCGAGGAGCAGGTCGCCGCGCTCAAATTCTTGCTTCACTTCGTCGGCGACGTGCACCAGCCGCTGCACAGCTCTGACGACCACGATCGCGGCGGCAACGCCAAGCGGGTTTCGGCAACCGGACTTAGCGCCGGCAATCTTCACCATTTCTGGGACACCGAGTTTGTAGACCAGCTGGGCCCCGATTCTCGAACCATCGCCTCCGATCTCATCGGCCACATCACGAAGGAACAGCAAACGCTGTGGCAAGCGGGAAAACCTGATGACTGGGCCAAGGAAGCATCTGCTCTGTCAAAGGATGACGCGTATGGCCAGCTTCCGGCTCCTAACGCGCATGGAAGCTTTCGGTTGACAGAGGACTACGTGACGACGGCAACAAATGACGTTGCAATTCAGCTGAGCAGGGCGGGCGTACGGTTGGCGATGATCCTGAACCAGGCACTGCGAAAACCATAG
- a CDS encoding S8 family peptidase: protein MTLRTDPSALAPERLLVFEVRGAIANFATAIRRVPGLELIDEEELEGDEKDKSPEAYLLVPDTAALHNILSLWKRWTTGQELGTGFAPWRDVFATLREIRVWGPSDRVQEGDREILADEIELMRDDQSLVIEIELVFRASEELAASTERAVLGEIAAAGGVLVSRCRIPDIAYHAILARLPVAAIRQIAERSPTGMSGLDAVMHIRPQSVALPVQVDDAVEQAASIPPPPGNGEPILAILDGVPVSEHPLLRGRLSVDDQFNLEPLAVVEERTHGTAMSSLVVHGDRNVVETPLGRRVHCVPVLGEADQFPQDRLVVDLIYQAVTAMRRDVDPTAPSVLIVNLSLGNVRKPFQGRLSPWARLIDRLSHSYGILFCVSAGNHTQQFDIASIATMANYEATSQPDRAKLTLEALSQFVASRRLLSPSETVNGITVGAANIDAVSDAQRRAARGRVDPYHPMVTANPSSSLGPGFANSVKPDILMPGSREHLTMVASGAGLSVRPAGPARPHGLKVAAPPRAGAASMEHYTSGTSAAAALASRTAHRIHDALETEYGEQFLALSHHQRAVILKALLVHTAAWPMDSADLIKSVLGPSNPKQHVRQRDNIRRFLGYGIVNSDDAIYCASDRATFWAVGSLAPETRRSIVVPLPACMSGQALPHSVSATLAWFTPVQPGRQSYRSVRLSLSTSEDINQFRVLPAKSQPDTNQASRGTIMSRRWEGNKAPALVGNSAVEFVVQREPDRGAAIDELVPFGLAITVTMASVAEVYSQARARITPPVRVRPRTR, encoded by the coding sequence TTGACACTGCGTACCGATCCATCCGCGTTAGCACCGGAACGACTATTGGTATTCGAGGTTCGAGGCGCCATCGCAAACTTTGCGACCGCAATTCGAAGGGTGCCTGGCCTCGAACTGATTGACGAAGAAGAGCTTGAGGGCGACGAAAAAGACAAGTCTCCGGAAGCGTATCTGCTCGTGCCTGATACAGCGGCGTTACACAACATCCTCTCTCTTTGGAAGCGATGGACCACTGGACAGGAGCTTGGAACCGGATTTGCTCCGTGGCGCGATGTTTTTGCAACCCTTCGAGAAATCAGAGTTTGGGGACCGAGCGATCGTGTCCAAGAGGGCGATCGCGAAATTCTAGCCGATGAGATCGAATTGATGAGAGATGATCAATCTCTCGTCATCGAGATTGAGTTGGTTTTCCGCGCGTCAGAAGAGTTGGCCGCAAGCACTGAACGGGCTGTACTCGGCGAGATTGCTGCGGCAGGCGGTGTCCTTGTTTCAAGGTGCCGCATCCCCGACATCGCTTATCATGCGATTCTTGCGCGTCTACCAGTGGCGGCGATCCGACAGATTGCGGAGCGCTCTCCAACCGGAATGAGTGGCCTGGATGCGGTGATGCATATTCGGCCACAGAGCGTCGCGCTGCCAGTCCAAGTAGATGACGCTGTCGAACAAGCAGCCAGCATTCCGCCGCCACCTGGTAACGGAGAGCCAATCCTAGCTATCTTGGACGGGGTTCCTGTCTCAGAGCATCCGCTGCTTCGCGGCCGACTGAGTGTCGACGACCAGTTCAATCTTGAACCGCTTGCGGTCGTGGAAGAAAGAACTCATGGCACAGCAATGTCTTCGCTAGTTGTGCATGGCGACCGGAACGTCGTTGAAACACCCTTGGGACGCCGTGTTCATTGCGTGCCGGTGCTCGGTGAAGCCGATCAGTTTCCTCAGGATCGGCTAGTCGTTGATTTGATCTATCAGGCCGTAACGGCAATGCGTCGAGACGTCGACCCAACTGCTCCGTCCGTCCTGATAGTGAACCTCTCGCTCGGAAATGTACGAAAGCCATTTCAGGGCCGCCTTTCGCCATGGGCGCGACTTATCGACAGACTGTCGCACAGCTACGGGATTTTATTCTGCGTGAGCGCCGGCAACCATACGCAGCAGTTCGATATCGCTTCGATTGCCACGATGGCCAATTACGAAGCCACGTCACAGCCCGATCGCGCAAAACTCACCCTTGAGGCGCTATCTCAGTTCGTTGCATCGCGGCGGCTACTCTCACCTTCCGAAACGGTCAATGGAATCACCGTTGGCGCAGCGAACATCGATGCCGTTAGCGACGCGCAACGCCGGGCCGCACGAGGCCGCGTCGACCCGTACCACCCGATGGTAACTGCCAATCCATCTAGCAGCTTAGGTCCGGGGTTCGCGAACAGCGTTAAGCCTGACATTCTGATGCCGGGCTCTCGTGAGCATTTGACCATGGTAGCTAGTGGAGCAGGACTAAGTGTCCGACCGGCAGGACCGGCTCGACCACATGGCCTCAAAGTGGCAGCACCGCCGCGAGCCGGGGCCGCTAGCATGGAGCATTATACCAGCGGCACAAGTGCTGCCGCAGCGCTGGCTTCTCGAACCGCACACCGAATTCATGACGCACTGGAAACAGAATACGGCGAACAATTTCTTGCGCTATCTCATCATCAACGGGCAGTCATCCTCAAAGCCTTGCTCGTTCATACTGCAGCCTGGCCAATGGATAGTGCAGACCTCATAAAAAGCGTGCTTGGCCCATCCAATCCTAAGCAGCATGTTCGACAGCGAGATAATATCCGCCGGTTCTTAGGCTATGGTATCGTAAACTCGGACGATGCCATTTATTGCGCTTCCGATAGAGCGACGTTCTGGGCTGTCGGATCGCTTGCCCCAGAGACCCGGCGCTCCATCGTCGTTCCGTTGCCAGCTTGCATGAGCGGACAGGCTCTTCCGCACTCTGTAAGCGCGACCCTTGCTTGGTTCACCCCTGTACAGCCCGGAAGGCAATCATATCGTTCTGTGAGGCTGTCGTTATCTACGTCCGAAGATATCAACCAATTTCGGGTATTACCTGCGAAATCACAGCCCGATACCAATCAGGCAAGTCGCGGCACCATAATGTCTCGAAGATGGGAGGGGAACAAAGCGCCCGCCTTAGTCGGAAATTCTGCAGTCGAGTTTGTTGTTCAGCGTGAGCCTGATCGCGGTGCCGCGATTGACGAGTTGGTTCCATTCGGCCTCGCCATTACCGTGACCATGGCGAGCGTCGCTGAAGTCTACAGCCAAGCCCGAGCCAGAATTACTCCGCCCGTTCGCGTTCGTCCGCGAACCCGCTGA